tatgtccaaacctttgactggtagtgtacataatAACACCTCCTACCATTTTCTCTATGGTGGTCAATATGTGAGTACTGCGCAATCTTGCACTTACCATTCCTGTTTCTTATCCAACTTCCCCTTTCAAATAAATCCTCTACGGTAACACATGGGGTGTGTGTTATTCAAGTCGGAAACAACAGAAGCCCCTGTGAGTAGAAGTGATGAGGTTATGTGGTTAATAGAAATGACTCTGCGGAAACAACCAACACTATTGTTGAAAAGATGATTTTGGCCATTTATGGTTTGAATGACAATTCTCCTCTATGAGGGTCTCAATGTTTTGTACCAGCATGCCGCTTCTTCAGTGACTTTTATATAATGTTgtcatatctatctatctatctatctatctatctatctatctatctatctatctatctatctatctaagaCATTGAAATTTGGCATGGTGTTGATCAAGAAAACATAGATGTAGCACAATTCTACACTAGTGGTGCCTTTATGTGCAAGTCAGTGTATGTGGAATGTTGCTTTGTTGGTTGTAAGCATCTTAATCTGATTTATTTTAAAGTTATTTCCTTGTTCCTGAAAAAAAATGGCGTCTCAATCTACTATTGACTCGCTTGATATGCACTGAAATTTACACGAAAAAGAGATTGGCAGCTCAGATGATTATTGTATGAAGGTAAAAGTTCACGATGTTCTTTTTATAGCCTTGGTTGTAACTGTGCCAGGGACAGACTGTATTGCCATGTTCTCTCTGCATCAATAGGAGCTGGAGATAGCAAACTGGAATGCAAACTTTCATTGTTGACAATCCTCATTGGATACGCATCAGCATGACATTTAATTTACAACAGTTTAAAAAGGGGAACACACTGGGAATGAAACACTTCTAACATGAAAGGGTGGAAGATTTTACAGCATCAGTTCACTTCCTAAATTTCCAGTATTTTCCCTATGTGTAATGCCTAGTAGAGTGTATCTCTGAACAGTGTTGCAACGACCTTCCCACAGCAGTCAGGTCAGGTCAGCAGAGTTACTTCCCTTTTAGTTACTTAGCTTACTTTACTGTCATCAGTTTGTGACATTCAATGCATTCCATGAATTATCTTGTGTTGTAATAAAATTTTTTGGTGTAGCCACTTTCACTCAACCTGCcacgtctacttctactttcagttagtgattttctacgtttcccagaatgacttgcGACAACCCCTGGAGAACGGCCGTCAACTTGTTGGTTTCAGTCaaaggtgtgtgtatgggcatTTAAATGTAGCtgtagctagccaactagtttgtaaACATTGTTAGTGTCAcaatgttagtgttagtgtgtaactgcattgcattttggtctgttgaggctactgttggggAAGAAATTGGTATCTGtacctcttctacgatggatttctccctgtatgaatGTTGATTGTCGATGCCTCTCACTAATTAGTCTAAAAAAAGCACTTCAGCTTtaattctgagggactgacaccaaaacctgacgtttactttTGATGTTTTACATAGCTGAAAAATTCGCTGCAgggggaataagaaaaatacactgcCAAGCAACTCAATAggtccagaaatgcaaggtacatcagcAATAGCTGGTTTCCTTTAAAATACATCATCCTGGCTCTTATGTAGGCTATTTATccagcacttctctatcatacaaGAGTATTCACAGGGACATGAGAATATTATGTCTACTGTCTGGGCAATGTTTTTGACCCTCACACTCCTTACTAACAGTTGTGTGTAAAGTTGGTGATCTAGGAGttgattctactgttgcactcactgaaTGGTACTCTCAACAGAAGTGCCAACTAAATACCtcaaatgcaacatgtaaatgcattcacacactcataaaTGCATTCACACACTTGGAGCACCCCGGCTTACGCCACGGTTTGGATGCTGACACCGTTGCTGTTGCCTGCACTTTTGCATTTCGGACaagaaaagtgagagagggagggtgggcaGCTGAGATGGTCCATTATGTCACTGGTGCCCAAGAATAGTTGCAGTGTGTCCTGCTAGGCGCTGGGACGGGTGTGACGTCCAGAACATAACTGTTGTTGGGCCAAACCCAGAAGAAACAGGGGCCCTACTGTTTCCCCCATGTCAGGCACACccaccgtcacacacacacacacacacacacacacacacacacacagacgtataCACACATGGAACCGTTTAGGGGTTTCCTCTGCCACTGTTCAAATGCCCCCAAAATAAACACTTGAAACAGATCTGAACGAGTCGGGCCAATGAGCCCCGTTAGGAACGGGTTGTGACGCAATGTGATGCTAATGAGTGGTAGTGGGTTTCAGATGTTTCGTCAGTTTGGgattatatacatacatatgctTATATAGCCTATACAAACTGAAACTTTCAGCTGAAGGGGCATAATGACATGGCTGTAAGAAATGATGTAGTATCTCAaaagatactgtatatcacaatGTATTTTCATAGGCCATATAGATGCAAAGgtaaagatatacagtatgatcAACGGTTGTTTAACAAAGTCCCAAAATTAGAGAAAGATTCTTGAAGGATTTTTGATATAAGGGAAATTGCCTTTCTCAGTTATGTCTTTGAAGGTGCAAAATTGCCAGTGTTTATTTGGGAAGttagatatttgtgtgtgtgtgtgtgtgtgtgtgtgtgtgtgtgtgtgtgtgtgtgttagttaatgGGAACTGTAACCTTGTAGGATTCATAATAGGCTGTTGTGCATCCCAGGTAAATATAAAGGTGATGATCATAAGGAAAACAGCCATCAGTATAAATTTAAATAATTTGATTGTCAGAACAGCaccagctttgtttcttcaAAAGACAAACTTTATACTTACATCAGGTTGATATTACTTACTATGAtgcatactatgaatttacctcaaAAAAGACCTCTGCCAGCCTAAAATGGTGGGTAAACTGTTCTGCAATTATAAAGGAAGGTCAATCGAGTTTAGGTGCGTTTACCTTTCACTACATCCTCGCTTAGATTGCCATGTATGTCAATCAGTCCCACTTTCTTCTGAAGCAgcctccctcccaccccttcCTTTTTCTTGCTCACACCAGCCTCCTCACCTCTCAGACGCAGATGCTCGTCCACGTGTGGGCCGGACGCGCGCCCACGCTGCTCAAAAGCCTTGTTCCAGGCGCTCTGAGTCACACAAGTTCAGTCGATGAGAGTCATACACGCCGACCAGAAAAGCAGAGCATGAGtcgagttgagttgagttgagtctTTACTGGCCAAGTCTGTATCAGTGTCGATTCTAGTCAATGTCGTTAATTCCTTTGATGGCCATTCAGTTGAGGGGAAAGGTTGAATTTTGTTCCATCAAGAGAGACTTGGATGAGCAAGGCTTGCTGCCGAGAACGACGGGGCGTTTAATTGACTTTATCTCGAATATTTATTGACGGTCAGCAGATTTGGCGTGCACCGTCGCCTCGCATGGTAGCCGACCTCCACCTGCCCACTGTGCTTAGGAACACCATAGGGCTCTCCGGTTCATCTGAGCAGCAAGAGGACATCGTTTGCATGAAACTGTGGCCAGGTAAGACGAACTTAATTTTAGGAAGCTCTGGTGGTGGATCATTGATTTGCTCTTAATACATCTACTTAATAATTAACTAATTTTAAAGCAAATGACTACTTTCATCACTGTGTCTTACTCCACTATCTATTGAGAAATTTAAAGGGGTCCTCGGGCAGTTCTCTAGCCGCGATTCGTGCCATTCTCTCtggagagaacgtcacgccaaactccattcagaaaTCTGTGAATTTAATGTTGCCTTTCTCACTGGCAAAATTACATACCTCACAGAACATGACATAGGAGCTTTTACGAAACACTAGGGTCTGCTGGTAAATTCGGCACAAAAGCGATCCACCAAGTAGCACTTGATTTTAAGAAAATCTCAACTTTTTCAAATTGGTTCACACTACTGGCTGCCTTCATCTACTACTTTTGGTGGAAGAGGATTCAATTCTACCTAGCTACATTCTACAAGTTGAAATTCCTAAATGTTGAATCACTTCTAAAACTTGAAATTTCCATTGCAATacgtgctgcttggtgtattggatgCATGCCGAATCGAAGAATGCATCCGATTCATATAAGGTCTTAAATCATGTTGTACGAATTGTGTATGTTTGCCGATATATAAAAGTGGCCGCACTGaattgacacatttttgaaTGGAGCCCGGGGTGTCTCTCCATACTCCAGCCGTTCCCCAGAATATGCTGCTTGCTTTTTCAACATAAATTCACCACTTGGCTACATTTGAAGGGAAATCAAAGCATTGATATTCCTATCCACTTTCAAATCCTACTTGCAACCACAGGGTGGTGAACTGTTGGGATTTGACAGCACTGCTCTTGTTACTATGCACCAGTCTAGGAAACAGATTGTTCATTCAGATCACATAAATTTAATTAACCTGTGACGCATGAAATGCTGAACTGGATCTTCTGGTGTAGCCTACCAGCTTGGAAACATGTCAGATTGTAAGGTAAACAGTCACGTTTGCTGGATGATTACTTAACCTTGTACCCAGTGACAGTGACCCTGTGATGGAGCCTTGGCTGTAATGTAAtataggtaggtgtgtgtgtgtgtgtctgggagaAAGTTGTCTGTCAGGGGAAAGCCGCTtttcaagagtgtgtgtgtgtgtgcttctgccCATTTGTAACCCACACATGTAACTGACTGTCTGCATGTCCTGGGTCAGCTTATGCTCCAAAGTCAGCTTGCATCTCTTTGTGATGTGACACACTCACCAAAGCATGCCATTGTTTTTAGGAGAAATATTTGGTGGGAGTGCAAAGCTGTTTCCTGCGCAGGGAGCTTGACTAACAATGGCCACCACCTTGGAACAGTCGGCGGTTCTCTCCCCGACTCACTTCTGAGAGGAGACGTAGGATGTTGAAAGAAtggcaaagaaaagagaaaggggaaaaaataaagtgTAACACAATGGAGAACAGGCGGTATACTGATGGAGAGTGCTATGGTTTTGTAGGATGAAAGACAATGGGAGGCCAGATGTGGTGGTTGCATAAGGCCTTAGTTGGCGAGGTCACGCAAGCCTTTAAGTGTGGAATGCACTTGACCGTGTCCCCTCCCTCGTGGACTTAGATAGTCCTCTAGGCCCTTTGTGTGTGAGGCTTCTCTGAGAATTTCCTCCAGTAACTAATAGTATGGTGCAGGGTTTCCGTTGTAACTCAACAGGGCAGGGAAGACCCGGGCTTTGGGGAACGTAGCCTGAGAAAGTAAGTTGGTGTCCAAAGCAAAGTCTGCTTCTGAGTTACTTTGGCACCTATGATAGtggtgctgctgatgatgatgatgatggacatGGAGTTGTGTGGGGAGATGGAAAAAGTAGCCTACGTGTCACTTGTATGTTTGTCACCGTCATGACAAAAAGACATTAACATGCCATTTGTGCTGGCGTGTTTCCAGTTTATCCAGTCATGTCATGgttgtgcgtctgtgtgttggtTAAGGGTTCAAAGCCTAACTGTAAATATTTAATGGCTGGTGTCTGTGGTAAATGAATATTCTCAGTCAATGCGTCACTTTCGTAACTGATCCTCGCCTGCGTGCTTGGTGGCCTTTTGTTTTTCCGCACTGTGGTACAATGTGTGCTGACTGCACTTTTACTAGGGAGACTTGGAGCCCGTGGCCTTGAATGCCTTAGATTGCACAAATCAAAAGTATCAAATGAACAGTTATTTAATATCCAGGAAAATCATGTGTGcgtcaatgtaaaaaaaaatctatttccagGATTTACCCTTTACATCATCTCATTCAACTCTGAACAAAGCTTGGGCATGTGTCCTGCTCAATTATTTATGCTTCTTTGAAATAAGTCTGCTAACGTCACTGTTTTCCTCTACCCCACTTCAGATAAGAGCAGTGGATGCAACTACGCTCCATTTATAGAAGAAAGGTGGAAGAGTGGGAGAAGGTCTGAAGAGGACCAGTCTACCACCTGTAATTGCACCTCAGCTGCTCCCAGCCCTTCCTCCAAAACTCTCTCCAAGCCCAGCCTGAGACGCACCATGTCTCTCAGCACCTTCCACCTCATGCAGACCCTTAAGAACTCTCCTGCCGCTCTGCGCCGCCGCTTCCGCCGCGACCGCACAGAGTCATTGTCCCACGGCGACCCGCTCTTCAAGGTCCACTACCTGGGCACGGAGAAAATCTTCTCTCTGGACCGAGAGCAGGCCCAGGACGCTATCGGCCGCTTGCTAGAGAGCGCCGCTAACGGGAAGAAGCTGGGTAAAGATCACGCCCTGGTGGTGCGCCCAAGGTATGTTGAGGTCAAGGAACTGAGTACGGGTCGGCAGCTCACCAAGACGTACCTGCAGGACATTGCGTACTGTGCCGCCGACGCCAACCGACCCAACGTCTTCCTGTACATCTGCAAACATCACGGGCAGCAGCTGCAGTGCCGGGTGTTCTGGTGCAGCCGGGCGGAGCGGGCGCGAGACATGACGGCGTGCCTGGCGCATTCCTTCCAGCGGGCGCTGAGCGACTGGCAGCAGGACGGCTCGGCCACGCTGCCCCTGGGCGAGGgaaaggggaaggggaaggggggcgAGGAGACGCCCAGCACGCCTGCCACCACAAAGAGCAGCACGCTGCCTGCCAGTCTGGGAAAAGGTGAGATGGCTTGATGGATAGGGAAGGGGGGAGAAATGTCCATGTTGTCCAAAATCAAAGGGAAATGGTTGTTGGTCCAGGATACCCTTAAATGATTTCAGGTTATAGAACCATCTGGCTGATGCCCACTCACTCTTGGTTGAGggattatttgaaatgataaGGTTTCTGAGGTGTGGGACAAAGGTATCACTGAAACCACATAGAAACCAACTGTTTAGGCAGGTAGCAACATTGTTGACTTGTATAGCCTCCCTTAGACACTTAAGAAACCCACAAGGTGTGAAATTCAACAGGGCGGTGGTTGGATGTTCATAATTACCATTTGAATGCCAGCAAGCACTTTTTCATTTGCACCTGCCTTTTGTGAGCGGTGATTTTTAAAAACAAGCCAAGCTAACGTCATTGACCCAATGTTTCTGCTTGCGTTTTCAGTTCGCTGGAAGAAGAGGGGCTCGGTGTCCCGCAGCCCCCTCAGGGCCATCACCAGAAGAGGATCTGCTTCTGACAGCTGGAACTGAGCCTCTGCTCCGACCCACCCCGAACACGGGACCACATTAACCTGATGAGAACCTCAAGGATCACAGCactggaaggagggagggtggaaaGGATTACAAGAAGGAAGCAAGGACAGAGGGGATGAaatgggggagggggagcgCCCATAATTGGACACGAGGAATCTGCTTCTGAAAGGATGTTTCCGTAATCAGTGAGTCTATGGACTTGAGAGGTTTTAAAGAAGCGACGTTATCTGTTGACGTTTTGCAAGAGTAGCACACAATGCATTGGGTTGATAGCACAAGACGCTGTTGACAGCTGCCATTGTTCACTTGTCAACAGCTATGAGAGGACGTGTGACTGGCTGTAAGCCATTTGAAGACGGGACTGGTTCTTTTCCATGGCCATTTTGGTTGGCCTGTTTTCACTGAGGAGTCTACTTGATACTCTAAAGCCACCAAGGTTTGAGTCTGTTGAAAGAGACGAGCGGCTTGGAAACCAACCGTGATGCCACCGAAAACCACAACCGCTGTCAAAACGATGAACGGGCCACAGCCATAAACTGGATAAAGACAGTGAGAGTGCTGTTTTTGAAAGCATATTTTAATTTAACTGACATTTATGACAAGTCAcgttgattttttatttttttttaaaccctgtGGCACTATCGAGCACCTTTCACTTCCCGTCTACTCACTTTTTGGATTGGATGGAGAACGCTACATTTGTGAGCTTGACCTAAATTGTGACACATATTTATCTCGGCCACGGTCACAAGTATGTGAAGATTCAGTGTGAAGGGCGGGGTTTCTCTTAGGCATGTCATACAAAGACAAAGATCtcacctttttgttttgttccagtTACAATGGCTATCGTTTCTAATGCACAGGAATGCAGTTACTGTTATAGTTAGTTCTTTTTTGAGCACTTTCTAAATCACCTCATTATTTTCCAACTGTAGTATTCAAGATATTTAGGCAAAACACATATCACAGTTCCTTGTTTTATTGTCCTAAATTTCTCAACTAATATGAATCATGAATTTTATCCTCATTACTACATTTTAGGAGTTCACCAGCTTCCAGAACTTGTATGACAAGCCTAGAAACCCTGcatcatacatactgtatgtacacactgACAGAACTCGCAGTGCAAACAAAATCCTCCCTTCAGCACTATAGTAAAACAAGTTCTTTGAGTGATGgccagtgtgataaattatttgcatttatgtgGAAAATCACTCGGCCATGACACGCGcgcgcctctgtgtgtgtgtatgtttgtgtgtgtgtgtgagaactagaacactgggaacactgtgTTCCCATGTGGAGCCTCTGTTCGGAATGTTCGGCCATGCACCTGCATTCCGATTGGGGAAATTTGAGATCTAGAATCTTCTTAAAgccccaactctctctctccaccccccccatccccccatccaTCGCTGACTATGACTTTGCATATTTAGTAGCGTTTGGCATGTGCCAGCACACACATGCCTGTCtgttctgacacacacacacacacacacacacacacacaatcccttcCTCTAACACTTTCCCTCGCCACGTCAGTACATGCTACAGTGATGACAAAATCACATTACCAAAGCCATAAAAGGTGTTCCGATTCTTAAAGTACATTATAAGTGACAGTTATAGGCTTTGATGTGTGCAGTATTGCATAACTTGGTCTCATGATGGCAGTTGATGTCTTTAAGGTTTACAAATGTTACCCAGAGAGACTTAAGGATTAGTGGTGCACCCTCGGGTTACCATCCACCTCTCActatgtgtttatatgtttaGCGACAGATTCACACCAAAACTAAGCTAGGGATATCGCCTCGTTTTACAGGAAAGGTGCCTGTTCTTCTTGACTGATGTGTCACTGGGtttttatcaattttaaaatcGTGTACTCATGATGTATCTCAAACTACAAACGGCACAGCCCCAATCTCGGAAAAGGGTTAAAGTGCCCGCTTCAAGACGTATTTTATTATCAATGTACTGttttatgtcatgttatgtatatatttaaatatgtattttatgaaataaactttttatacattattttttgtgtatgtgggtATTTAAGTGTCTCTACATGTTGAGAAATATCTAACCAGCTTTGACGAGATGCATGATAAATTAGACCATTTCCAAGAATGAACGCTCCTTTTTAAAAGGTTATATTTGGCCTGAAGAAAACAgaattcctgtgtgtgtttgcatgtgtgtgtgtgtgtgtgtgtgtgagagagagaagggtttGTGGTGGCAGGTCAAAACATTCAGAGAGGTCCTGGGATTTTTAATCTCAAAGTCATGTGACTGATTTCCCAGGGTACTTCGTTGTGTTTGCACATTTCAAGGAGTCTGATACATGTGACTGCTACCTTCCAACTACTGCCATTCCACAGCAAAGATGGCGATACAGCTCATACACATCTGTACTGCGTTCAACACAGCAGCTTTGAAACAATTGTATACTGCTGTACATAGAGCAGTGTTGTGTGACCACAGCTCCCTCCAGACACTGTGTTGAAACATATCCAGTGTCAGAGCATGTTAAATATGGACACACTAATTATAAGGTCCATGTAGGTTccacacaaggacacaaggaGTCATATGAGCTTCTCATATCATTCAGTATTACAAAACACAAAAGTTCAAATGCAGCCACAATCACATATAGACTTCCAGCAGATCCCAGTCTTTCCAGCAACACTTTCACATATTGGTTTGAATCTACTGAAGTTGTCACTTGCCGTGCAGCACTCTTCTGGAGTAGAGTGACCATGAGTGCCGTCCACCCAGGGACACTCATGGTCACTCTACTCCAGAAGAGTGCTGCATTGTGGGATCGCTGCTCGGCCCGGTGCTCCCTCTGAGTCTCTGTAGCTCCAGCAGGGATTGGACATGGAGACGCCTCAGAGGCTTCACCTCCTCTACCactggaaggagagacagagagagaatcgACAAATCGTCAAAAACATTCAATGATACtttaaaacaaaactttaaataCAAGTCAGTACatagagagcgtgagagagagaaggtagatCTGATCCCTTCATAATGTAGCTCAATAGCACCACCTGCTGGCCTTCATGATAATAATCTTGTAATCATCCACTGACTTATACTgtggttcagtggttctcaaagtggggtccggggacctccagaGGTCCCTGAGGGAGCTCCAGGggttccccagcaaaatgaggaatagtttcatTTCACAATAATTGAATTCACAAGACATTATCACtatcatattattataatattattattggaGAATGTACTATTTTAATAATACTTTTGCACTCCCACCACATCTTAGACAGTTATACATGTAGACAGTTAtataattcaatactaaatcaacaacaaaatccTATCAAATGGGGGTTTGTGGCCCTAATTTGTGTCTGTGGCATGAAAACCTTTGTGAAAACCTGCTGTAGTCCACGATTTTATAAGACCAAAATCGTACCTTTGTCATAGTGCAACTCGTCCCGGTTTCCGAAAACCACATACATCTCCAGGAAGTTGAGGAGAGCTCCTGTGACAAGGAACCGCTCGGGCAGGGGAAGGTTTTTAACGTAACGCATGTCCAGGGCAAAGGGGTTGGAAGGAGAGGGAATGGTGCACAGGCACACCAGCTCACTGATAACGTCCCACACACGTATTCCTTAAGGGAAACAACAGGATGgaaaagagcagagcagagaataGAACAGCAGTTTTTATAATTGGTGGCCTAAAGCAGAATACAGCAGTTCTTATATCTGAACTGAACAGATAGCTTGTGTGCTTTGTTGATGTGTAAAAGAGCTAAACTGAATCCACACTCCACAGAAGTCTCAAAAAAAGGGTAAATTCAGGCAAAGACATCTGTATCGGATTTAGCTTGTGGAAAATAGAGTAATTACCGAATCTGTCGACAAGACCTCACTAAAACAATAACTGTCTCCTGTTTGGATTCCGCACATTGTTTCCATACCTTGCGTTTGCCAGTCTGTGATGGACTTGAGCTTCATGGGCGTGTCCTTCACCATCGAATCGGTGCCGCCGATATTGACCAGGCGCTCGTGATTGGAGCGGATCCAGGCGTAGGGACGGCCGTACTTGGCGTAGCCGGCCAGTAAAAACAGAGTGCAATTCACTTCCTGATGAGGGACAAAGTCGAGGCAATGTGACTGAGCGAGCAAGGTTATGTTCACATTCAGAGTCCGGGGTTAGAAGTGGAACGGTGGTCATTGTTAAAGGTAGAGCACGGCATGTTAGGCTTTGGACTCCAATCATACTAAACATGTGTTTTACTGTAAGACACTTTAGATAGTTTAGAGTTTTCCACATAGAAAATGAAGATAATTTGGAGGGTGAGGCACTTACAGGCACTgctatctctctttcactggGAGACGCTGGGAGAAGATGCTCCTCACTGCTGGGCGCCCTGGGGACACAGTAAGAGGTCAGCcagtttgagagtgtgtgtcctaCTGTGTGCACGCTTTACCTACCGTCTGCGTGTCTGCACCcatgtttatttttctgctctGTGTAAGTATAAGTCATTAGTTTGAGCTCCGTCtatgtttttttaaaccttATTTAACCGGGCAAGTTAGCCAAGAACGCATTCTTAACTTACAGGAAAGGCCTGGGGGAGCTGttgcagggagagggagggttacacacacacacacacacacacactcacacctgggagctgttGAAGCAGGAGAGAGTACGTCTCATTCAGTTCCTCCAGCCTGATGTTCAGAGCCAGTCTGGGTATGCAAACCAGCGACTTTCTAATCACTTCTAGCTTCCAGCCTCCCTCCCAGCTGATATTGTACGGGAATAATGAGTTTAAAGAATGAGAAGACTGGGTTTATCCAACCCAGCGAATGGGAAAAGAGGCTTACGACAGGACTTCAGTATGAGTTAGTGTGTCCTGTGAGAGGGATAGTAAGTAGGTCAGCTGATTTTCCCCCTGACACTAAGTTAAAGCTACGACCACACCTACAGTTCGCTTTATTTGGTCTGAagcatagtggaaaagtttcttttggtttgtttatgttcaCACTGTCCAATTACAAATGAACCAGTGCCtgtaaacagaagtcacatggaTTCACAAGTGGCTTggttattggacagagttttggcaaCTTGTCATCTTCGCCATAATTTACCTTCGCTGGTGTTCCTGCCAGTCAACACATGGagaaaaagctgaatatgagcattagtccagactgcggtttgccctctaTTCATTCTGTCAGCCTAAGCTTTCAAGCATGAGCAACCGCTGGCTTTCAGATATCAACACGTGTCTCCTTATAGCCATAAAactcagcttttttttttttttttcctgtagttGGCGCAATTACGTTCACACTCCTAACGAACCACACCAcagtttgcttggaagaggaccgagactTGTATTTCCAGGCCAAGTTTGAATGGCATCGCTCTCACctgccaaaacaaaccaaactaaaggagtaaacactcgAATGAAGCGATCCAAACACGCTCGGTGTGAACAAGCCCTAAAACTACAACATGAGTAATTTCATGTCATGCAGGCATTCATTTTCTAAGATCAACACCATCATGCGCATAAACAAGTGACTGCAATATAATAAGCATGTACGagtcacataaacacacacacacacacacacacacacacacacctgccggtctgtgtgtgggtcttggtgtgtgtgtgcggctgggGGCCTCGTGGGCCCGGTGGCTCCCCAGGCAGGGGGGAGCTGGTGTGGCTGGCCAGGCTgagggagctgctgctgggggaGACATCGCTACTGTTACAGCTGCTGGTGGAGGTGTAGGAGGAGGCCCGGGACACCGCGAAGCCCGGGGAGCGCCAGCCctgcagcggggggggggggggggggggataatgaAGTCATTGATGCAGTCATTAATGTGCATGAGAAAACATGTAGTCCAGgcaagagagtaagagagacagagaggaatagagagagtgagaaaagcaAGCAGCAACACAACTGACACGTTTGAATGTGCAGAAATTATTCTCATAGTTAGGCCCAAACAGAATCTGTGGATTTGGATTTTGTCTATTTTCTGTCACACCTTTTGCTGAAAATTTGcagcatttattttgttttattttacttttacttttaaggTGTGCTTCCATCATGTACTAACTAAAAGGCTGCATTTTATATGAATCAAAGCACCACTGAAAATGAACACTAATGCCATACATTTCTTTCAGTCCTACACTACCAgtaaaaagtttggac
This region of Centroberyx gerrardi isolate f3 chromosome 23, fCenGer3.hap1.cur.20231027, whole genome shotgun sequence genomic DNA includes:
- the LOC139919397 gene encoding uncharacterized protein LOC139919397, translating into MSSASKREREQKRKLQHFLTDLALLGSLQGFKYFQPWLRGKEELLLTVVNEDLGWRSPGFAVSRASSYTSTSSCNSSDVSPSSSSLSLASHTSSPLPGEPPGPRGPQPHTHTKTHTQTGRAPSSEEHLLPASPSEREIAVPEVNCTLFLLAGYAKYGRPYAWIRSNHERLVNIGGTDSMVKDTPMKLKSITDWQTQGIRVWDVISELVCLCTIPSPSNPFALDMRYVKNLPLPERFLVTGALLNFLEMYVVFGNRDELHYDKVVEEVKPLRRLHVQSLLELQRLRGSTGPSSDPTMQHSSGVE
- the LOC139919382 gene encoding uncharacterized protein LOC139919382, whose protein sequence is MVADLHLPTVLRNTIGLSGSSEQQEDIVCMKLWPDKSSGCNYAPFIEERWKSGRRSEEDQSTTCNCTSAAPSPSSKTLSKPSLRRTMSLSTFHLMQTLKNSPAALRRRFRRDRTESLSHGDPLFKVHYLGTEKIFSLDREQAQDAIGRLLESAANGKKLGKDHALVVRPRYVEVKELSTGRQLTKTYLQDIAYCAADANRPNVFLYICKHHGQQLQCRVFWCSRAERARDMTACLAHSFQRALSDWQQDGSATLPLGEGKGKGKGGEETPSTPATTKSSTLPASLGKVRWKKRGSVSRSPLRAITRRGSASDSWN